CTGATCTGTTTGGTATGAATCTGTCCAGCTGATAGAAGAATAACAAAAAACCAACTCAGTATATTGAAAAACCCTAATTCTTAATGGCAGAGATGAATCGATTCTAAACAAACCCTAATTCTATGAAATGGTATTTGATTCTGAAGCAATTGAAAGAGGCAACTTACATTTTCCTTGGAATTTTTACGGGGAAGGAAGTGTTCTTGAAGAGGGCAACGAGCTTGAGCCTTCAAGTGCGTAGATGTGTTCATACCTGCATCCATTGTTAACACAACACACACAAAGAGAAAACAGACAAAACACACAAAGATAGAGGAAGCAAGACAGCGATGATATACGAATCAGATTAAAGATGTCAATTAAACGAAATTAAATCAAATACGAATCGAGTAAAGCAGTAAGATTGGAGAAGAGAGAGCGAAGAGTTGTTAGTTGAGTGATGAGAGCAGATTGAATTGATGGTGAAAGGTGTGAACTTGGGGAGGGTTTATTTATAGTAGTAGTTAGTAGTAGGCGACGGAgtcaaattagggtttttttcgCCTGTTCCCAATTCTCTCTAAACGGGAAGTTTGTAACGGCTATATCTCTTAGAGAGCCGTTGAATATTAAGAGACCCCCGTCAATGCCCCATCTCACAATGTTACTAAACCAATATTCTCCCAATAACCGAACCAATAGATTTGGTTCGATTCGGTTTAGCAAATATGCAAACTACCAAACACAAAAAGACTTCCGGTTATAGATTTTCTTTGCACCCAACCCAACACAACATACTAGTAGAGTAAACATTGCAAGTTTGCAACAAGACACTACATTATAAGACTAGGACAGCAAAAAGACAAAAGCTTTCACAATATTACACACTACAGAAGACAACACCTAGAGATTCTTACGTTAATTTCATGTACAAGTCATCTACACGACAGAGTATAGTAACCATTCTTGCTTGTGGTGTCAACCGTTGTTGCTACTATCCGCTTCTGCAGCACGGAAGATTTTAACATCGAGATGAAACGGTTTAACCTCGGGCTTGGCTGGCTCGAAGACGCATACATCACCTTCACACAAGTTGTTGTCTCTTACAAAAACCTTCCATCCCGTTGAAATCCCACCACGACCACTAGATCCATAAAAACTAAACTTCAATTGCCATTTTGTTTCACCCACCTGCATCACTATATCCTGAGATTCAGGAGACATGTACCTCGTGCTCCATTGGACAGGgatattctgttttttttttattgttgagaagaaaaaaaaagtgagataATAAGCATACTTGTAGTCCCAATAGTTGAAAAGCTGCAAAGGAGATTTTGAAGAAGACTGTACAATTTACCAGGTAGCACTTTGATACCACATGAGAGCGTTTCATGACCACCAAGAAACCTTTCGGTGAAATGGCTCTTTTAGCTAGAGACAAGGCTTTCTTTTTGCAAGTCTCACCTATTCTCTTTCTGCTACCAGATGAAACCATCTCCACATCTAAAGACATTGTATTAGAAACTAAAGCAAGGCGTAATCACTgagtaagaaaagaaaagagttcaTACCAGCTTTACTATCAAGATCACTGATACTTATTTGCCCTCTCATCTTCTTATAAACACCAATGGGGTACCTCCCTTCACTGATTGGCCCCTTACTAGTTGGAGATATTACAGGAATCTGACCAGAGTCTGTGCCAATATCAGAGTTAATACGTTCTTCTTGCTCAATACCAGTCCCAGGCACTACAGGTTCATGATTTAGCATTGTATCGATATCGATATCAATGAGATCATCTAGCTCATTACCAACTGGAGATGTTTTTACAGGTTGCTGCTGGTTCACAGTAATTTCAACATCATCATGGCTAATGTATCTCTTAGGAGATTTTGAAGAGGTTGCAGTGAAATCTGTAGCTCTGCTGGTCTTCTCTGCATGCCCACATTTCCTGACGAAATAAGAAGTGGGTTTCTCACATAAGGTGTCTCCATCGAAGATCAGTACTTCAAACTCAGATGCTCCGTTGAACTTGAAGACCAACAGATCGCTCTCATGGAGAGAATGGTCTTCCACAAACTTGTCCCACCCACAACGAAAAGCCAGAGTcttttcatcatcttcctctAACCCCACGTTGTACTTGGCGCCGCTTGGACTTTTGAGAGTCACAATCTTGGGAAGTTTCCTTTTGCAGTATGTGGAGAACTTTTTAGGTATTGCCTGCAAGATTATATACAAAGGGATCATCAAACTCAAGTGGTAATTTTGATGTAAACAGAGGATTCTCATTACTTAAAGCCTTAAGAACAAAGACAGGAATAGTTACTAAGAGAGGACAAACACTGTTAAGCTCTGTAACGTGTTTTCTACACAGAGAagcaaagaagaaggagagtggTTTCAGATTCAACGTACGAGGCGATTGTGAAAACCAGGAAGGAGTAGCTGAGAGAAATGAACTGTTTGGAAATGAGTCCAGTATAGCTGTTCTTCCCATCTCATGCAATCCTCGCAGTTCTcttccatcttcttcttgttctgttCTTGCCACCGGGCCAATATGAGTGGTTCTTGAGactgaataattttaaaaggGTTTTAGTGAAAACGACCATTTtaagttttagaaaataaaatactaagGATAATCCAAAAAGTTATGAAATGCTCAATGAATCATTGTTTCTGACACCAGGCGTTTCCATACCAAAACAAGTGTTTCATGGATCATCAAACCCAATAATAAATGGATTACAGCTTCATAACTTTAAACCAAAATACATTTACCATTTGTATCCATACAAACAATTATAAGTTATGGTGTGTAAGAACCAAGAGATTGAATGGTGTGTTAAAGAGTGGAaagaacgaaaaaaaaaataactgaaaCTGCGTTGAGCTCTTTGGGGACAATGGTAATATTGCAAAATCTCAAGagaagttttttattttatcaaatagaAACTACATACTGTGTCTCTCAATCTTTGTTACTCTTTGATCACCTCCTGCATGTGTTGTGCATAACTTCTTCCTGGTGGAATGAATATTACATCTTCCCAACCTGAATTCTTCTCGCTCCTCTACATTATCCATTCAATTCACATTTTATTAGATCACtcattttctgaattaaaatatttcagtttCTTTAAACAAAGAATAATATATACCTCCATTTTCCTCAAGACATCTTCCAAACTCCCAACCTGTGAAAGGACAAAAGACTATTAGTTCCATGGTGAAAAGGTAAAAACACTTTTAACATAACCAATGCTGTGAGGGTATGATATCTAAAGTTTTCCCTTTCTTACTTCCTCTGAAGATATggtattataaaaataaagcaTATTAAGCAGAATGAAAGCTGTAAATCAGTAATGCCGGTATTCTCACTTTTTAGTCAACCAAATGCTCTTGTCTCAAGGTAAGGAATATAATTACTGGCCTGTCAAATAGAAATCATTACCATAATTTGTTGATCTGCTCTTGATGCTCTTGTATACTTTGAAAGTTCCCTCTCTATATCTTCCTGAAAATGATCACAAGTAGAACTTGGTTATCAATCACAGTAAAGCAAAATTTTATCTGGCTCGCCTTTTGGCCTTTGAGAAACATTATTAGTATTGTTCAGAGTGCGAGAAGAAATGAACCAACCTTACTGAAATATACAGGGCAGTaacgtttattttttttcctcacAACAAGAAGCTCAGACTGCAGATGGAAATCAAGTGAAAACATAGCACAAACaccaaaactcttttttttttatagcagAGTAATAGCAGAAGCATCGAGTAGCCATCAAAACTACTAGTTTCTGAGCAGTAATACATAGCGAAAATAGACGGCCAAGCAAATGATTGGTATCTTAAGAGGAAGAAAATATTACCTGGAATACCGGAACTCCATCAAACCCATTCTTACTACTCGAAGACTTGAGCTGGAAACACAAGAAAATTGTTATCTTTTGGGATAAGACTACAAAGACAAATAACTAACTAGCAAATAAAAACCACAGGAGAAGTGTATGATGATGAAGCTCGTAGCATGAACCAACCTCCAATGCATTCTTAATTTGGATAGGATCCGGCAAGAAGCGAAAAGAAATCCCCTCAACTTTTAACAAGTAGACCTGTTTAACAAAACCCCCTGCTCCGTAAAACTTATGGGAGTGCATGATTCAACTACAAACAAACACATGAACGTAGTGGCTACCAGGAAGGATCAAACAAATACTTAATACACACAACTACTATTACAGAGCGCGACCCTGTTCATCTTTGATTAAGAACTCAATACACACTATTCCCCCACATTACAAAACCAAGTACATGAACAAGTTAGCTGAGACTGAACATCTAATCACATAAACTCGTAAGAAACAGAGACATAGTTCCGTTTCCAAATGTTTCAACTTCCAAGACAGTTTGAGCCAAACAATGGATACTGTAGACTGATGTAATGAAGTGATATATCTAAAAGGGAAAGAGGAACTAGTACCTGGTCCAGATTAATGGGAACAACCTTAGCATTGGCTTTCAACTCTCTTCTCCGGAGGCGCGCCTGAAGGGATGATATTTaaagaatcaaaaaaaaaatctcagaaaAATTCAGAAACTTTccgagccaaaaaaaaaacctgagcAAGAAAAGCTTCAGCATCCTCTTGTCGGAAACAGAGCAAACCGATAGACTTGTCTCCTGTTGGATCCGAGATGAGAACGAACTCGTTATTGGTGTTGCTGACCGTGAAGACCGACGTGCCAGCGAGAGCTTTAGCAACGTGGGACGGGTTCAAGGTTGCAGCGGTGGAAGAAGGCTTGGAGGACTGAGAGACGGAGGCGAagggcggaggaggaggagagaaacGTCTATTGGTTGTGGATTCTGCGAAGCGTTTGGTGGTGTCTTCGAATCGGGCGGAGAGGTCGGAGGCGAATCGGTTACAGTGGGTGTGAAGGAAAGAGGAGAACGAGAGGAAAGGATTGGGTTTTACTGATggttccatttttttctttggatttgcagaaagagagaagaggaaGCTTAGCTCATAAACTATGTTGGAGAAAGAGTGAAGAAGGCGAACATCTTATGGGCTTTATTTGGGCCTGACTCTTTTATTCGGCCTTTCCTTTTGCTGCATGTTGAAACCCATTCCTCGTAACTAGAGGCCTCTGAGTTCGGTTTGGATGATTCAATTTTTGATTAGTTCGGTTCacataaaatattatctaaCTGAACCAAACAAAAATCCCATCCTCTTTTTGGTTATTACAAATTTCTATCAAATagaaccattttttttttatttctgttaaattttagtttagtctggttaaaaattaagttttgttttgtttgaagtTTGGACATGCTTCGGTTTGGTATAATTTAGCATGATTTGGTTAGactttttaaaagtaaaattgaaCTAATTGGCAATCGAACAGAACTAATATCCGAAATTTTATCGAACTGAATTGAATCACCATTTTTGCAGGATTACTCGTAACCACTATCCTTTCCAACTTCTACACCACTCAAAACACATGAGTAACAAAAAGCTCAAGTCATTTGAAATACATGTAGATGACTACCCTTCCCCCAAAACTCTCCATATAAAATAGTATCGAAGTAAACAACACATCAAAGAAAAACACACATCAAAACAATATTATCAAACACAAAGTTTTGAAGTAAGAGATGAGGAACATTACTTCTAAAACAAGCAACATGTTAATGTTTGTCGCCATACTTTTAGCGGTGATTGCGTATCACGAGGGAGAAGCTATATCATGTTCGCAGGTAAACATGTTCTTAGCACCATGTTTGTCTTATCTAAGATCTGGAGGAAACCCCTCTCAACAGTGTTGTGGCGGGCTTAGCAGTCTAAAAGCCGCTGCGCCTGGGAAGGCAGATAGGCAAACAGCTTGTCAATGCTTGAAGAGTGTGTCTAACACAATCCCTGGAATCAACGATGACAATTCCAAACAGCTACCTTCTAAATGTAATGTTGATCTGGGTGTCCCTTTCTCTAAGAGCGTGGACTGTAACAGGTATAATACTATATTACCATGGTTATCATTTCTTTGGTCGGAATCTAGCAGTACACATCAAGCCCTCTACCTAGACAATCCTCTAATTGAcctttatttgattttgttgaGCAGCATAAACTGAAAAGAGGACTATGTATCAACGGCCATGGCAGCTATAATAATAAGTGGATGTCCTTAAAGAGCAAACGCATTATGAACAAAACAATGGATGATTCTGATATTAATCTCCTGATCTTATACTTTATACATGTAATCATATAGTTCTTGGCAAATAAAGTGTGAAAATTCCCACATTTATATATTCCTCAATCTCCTAGAACGCAGTATCAAAAAGATTCTGGTATCAGTCTCACATTACAAGAATTTGTTCAAAGATTCATGACGTTTGACAGAGTTGTAGTCATATTGAGCAAACATCAAATCCAAGagaacatattttatttactatgtGGTAAATTTTAGTATCAGTATTGGATGAAGCCCAAATCCTTCAACCAAGTTAGTATCTCCTCAAGACCTTCCCTTAGACTTCGAGGGCTATAACCAAGTTCCTGCTTAGCCTTGTCACATGAGTATGCCCATTGATGTCTCAGCACATTCACTGACTGCTCGCTcgttcacaaaaaaaaaaaaaaaaaaaaaaaaacattgcttAAGCCAAATAAGAGATATAATCTGTAATGACTAATGAATGTAACTGAAACTGACCGGAGGACTGATAACTGGAAGCTTTCCTGTAATCCGAGAGATCAGCACAGATAACCATCCGTATGCATCAATAGCCCATAAGGGAATGCTAAAGCTTGGCTTTTTGGTTCCAGTGATGAGTGCAGCCATGTCAAAGACGAGCTTGAAAGAAGCATTTTCACCGGTGAGCAAGTATCTTTCACCAAGCCTGCCTTTTTCCATTGCAGCAATATGGCCATCCACAACATCATCAACATGGCTGAAGGAGCATCTATCATTCCCGGAGCCGATATATCCAGGTAATCTCCCACTGAAACGCTCAATAATCTGGAAggaaaacatatacatatatatatatataatctcacTAACTATCCTTATAAGTTAAAACCGAATGCAAGACTTAGCCCACATATAAAGTGATCATGATAATCAAGTTCAGCTCTTACATCATATCATCATGTCAACCGCACTAATGTTGAGTTAGTATAAGTCTAGATTGAGAAACTTAGCAGATCAGTAAGAATCATTAGTTTGTTTCTACTCAATGTTCTGAAACTTATAACTTTATATCACTAAAACGGCAAGATTGAAATAACATGAAGAGAGTAGTCATGATACCAATTTGGCAACCATATTGCCTGAAGTGAGCTTGCCTGGACCATAGATAACACCAGGATAGAGCAAAACTATCGGCACGCCTTCAACCGCAGCATTCATGGCAATCTTATCAGCAGCAGCTTTAGATCTCTCATACTCAGTGCAGAAAAACCTCTCATTATGAACCTTTCACCCAAACACCAGATCAACTTTCAGAGACCAAATCAAAATGAAACACAACAAAGCAAACTGAGGAACATATCATCATACATACTTGATCCTCACTAGCAACAGATCCATCAGTAGACCCAAGTGCGAAGAACGAAGACGTGTAAATAACCCTCTGTACAGTCTTAGTCTCCTTAACTGCTTTCAAGACGTTCTTGAGTCCACCAACGTTGACCTGAGCTTCATAAATAACCCCCACCATTTAATATCACACCCTATGATCTAGAACCTATAAGTTAAGACGTGGAAGAAGAAACGCTTTACCGTAACGAATTTTGATGGATCAGGAAGCCAAGGCTCAACAAGAGCCGCCGCGTGGAAAACGATCTCGCAGCCGGAGCAAGCTTCCGTTAGCGAGCGGTAGTCCGTTACGTCTCCGTAAGCGAGCTCGAACGCGTCGCTCACTGGAGGCAGGGAAGTTACGTCGCTGGTGCGGCGGACCAAGGCGCGTACGGAGTGGCAGCGACGGAGGAGGGCGTGGCAGAGTCGTGCGCCTAAGTAACCAGAAGAGCCGGTGACCagtattttcattattttactttattagCTTGTGGGACAGACAGACAGAGAGATTACTGTAGATTTTTTGcgtatatatgatatttttatttggatgCTACTAACATCAAAAGACGCTTTTATCCTTCAGCTTTTGTTACGGTCGAGTTTAAGACGGGGGTAAAACAATCTTTTGTGTAAAAATCCTTTGGTTTGCATTAATTAATCGGTGTATGCATTACATACAAATCATGTTCGCTGTTCGGTAAGACATGGGTAAAACAGTCTTTTCCAGAATACTGtttcacatatttatttatttagttaattagCGATGTACTTATTAACTAAACAAGTTTGTGTTAATTCCACAACCGCGCTTTATACTGTTTTCGCTGCTGTTCGGTAAAAAtcgatataattttttatttgaagcTACGTCGCCACTGCAGACCTGATGTCTTGATATTGAAGCTATGTCGAAGAAGCTAAAATTAACCTTAGTAGCTTATTTGAATAAATTTCGCGGTGGTCTCCTAAAAGGTTGCGAGTTCGAATTGATTTAGCTTCTGATTTTAGCCTTTTTCTTAAATGGGATATgttgttttgttatattttcaCGTTTGGTGGCTATTTCAACCATTTTCATTTTCTCAGTTTGCTTCGGTGTTATGCGGAGACTGAGTGGGCAGCGTGGGCAGCGTGTGTGTGTGTTCTTTTATGTCCATGCAACAAATAAATCTATCTGATTTTTGTGATATGAATAATCAACGAAGATTCTTAACCTCGGGTGAACAAAAAATAGGTTATGTGGCTTAGTACAACATTCTCAAAGAGTTTTTTTTCTAGTGTATCTATTTCTTAGTTTATTAACTCCTCTGGAAATCTTATATGCATCGTGTATCGCATTGCTTTCTCTTATATATAGCTTGTTGAGAGTATGTCATCAAAGCCTTTTTCTTTGAAGTAGAAAGTAAAGTTAACGGAAGATGTTGCATTGAGATTTTAAAGCTTTTGAGAAGAGGATCTGTGAGACATATCAGTAGTTTATCAATAAAGTTATGACGATGACTCATTTGTTTTAATGGACTATATATAAACTGATGTATTTGGAAACCTactgaaattttatttcttaaccGGAGACCCCTACAAACCACTCATGACAAGCACAAGCTTGTAGACGGAGCGGAAGCATGGCCTTGGCATCAGTAACTAAGAAGGCTGCTGCACCAGAAAGAATAAGAAAACGTATTCTAAACTTATATAATATCTTAGCAAACACAAAGAAAACTAGGTATAAGATAGATCATAGGCTAGGAAACGTTTTTTAACATTTGGAATAGCTGAGTGCTTAGCACTATGCATTCTAAGCTTTCTAGAATACAGCAACAAAATACTTGTTCACTAactattttctttaataaaggTGAGACGAATATACTtaattttgaaggttttttatgtattatctttattttgtaagattttaagTTGTATTTTTCGGagattttataacatttttttctgaaaaatggCTTAATATTGAATAGTAGAAATTTTACAAGAAAATGGCACAACCATAGAATTCAAAATGAGAAAATAACCAAAGTAGTAGATAAGTGAGCAAAAAGTTTGGAAGCAGAAGTGGAGAACATAAGTGAAGAGAAGAATATTccctttttttgatcaaaaaaaaagtgaagagaagaatttttttttaaagtaagttttggtgtaattttaaaaatgtaagtttaaaaaaaaaaattaaagtaataaaatcaaaaattaagaAAGGTATTTTCTCGAAGCgtcataattttgaaattttccataAAACAGTACCTATTCCATtcatatcttattttaaaaagttaatttagACCTATTACTATTACATATATACAGCCCTGCATATATAATGCTTTGTAGTCCACGTATTGTATTACGTGACAACGATTTCCTTGTGTTTCTCTGAGGCCGAATCTTTTTGCTAGGGTTTTGCCTCGTGGAGATGGCTGACGCCAAAATTGAAGAGATAGTTTGTGAAGACAGAATCAGTGCTTTACCAGAAGATCTGCTTGTGACAATACTTTTGCATGTCCCGATTAAAGATGCAATTTCCACCATGATTTTGTCTAAAAGATGGTGCTTTATCTGGACGAGTCTGCCTAAACTTGAATATGATTTCTTTTCTGATAATGATGAAGATGACGATGATAAAGTTGttgatagtgatgatgatgatgatgagagcaAGATGACTAGTTGGTGTTTTTTTGATAAGTCAATGGAACTCCACAAAGCGCCTGTTTTAAAAACTTTGCTTATCAAACTTGGTCTTGGTCCGGGATGTTTTAGTGATACCGATGTCGAAAAGTGGATTGCAAAAGCTGTTGATGGCCGAGTGGTTGTGTTAAAATTCAAGCTTTCATGGTCCAACGGTCCAACCAGATTGCCTAAAAGCCTTTACACATGTGAAACACTCAAGAAACTAACTCTCTCTCACAAAATTCTTTTGGATTTCCCATCGTCTTCTTTACTCCCATCCCTCGAGTTTCTTGAACTTCTCTTTGTGGTCTATAAAGACGATGCTTCTCTTGATAGTTTTTTTTCGCATTGTCCAGTTCTTTATATTTTGGTGGTGAAACGAAACAGACGAAACAGGGATGataatataacaaattttaGTGTGAAAATTCCTTCTTTAGGAGGCTTATTCTATGTTAGTGATGAGATTATTTCCTCACTGCCAGATGAGGATGAGGTAGTAGATACCGGTAAGTGTTTAGCTATTGATACTCCGGCATTATTAGACTTAACCATCATTGATCATTCTGGAGACTCTTTCTCAATTGAGGATATGCCTTGTCTTGAGTTTGCATTAATCAATGTAAAGTCTTTCCCCAATATCGACAAGTGGAAAACATCTCTTTCAGCAGTCCAGTCTCTTATGTTGTATATGCCTGATCAAGTGGTAGCTCTCTATCTCTTTATCTGTGTAACAAACCTGTTAGTTTTGGTTACATTGTCGCATATAATTAACTGTATATGTTCTCGTTTATTTCGTTGTAGGTTTTGCCCTTTAGCACCGTCAAGTTCTCTCGACTTATGAAGTTAAGAATATGTCCACATAGATCAGACTGGTTGGAAGCACTCGTACTTTTACTTAAAAATGCTCCAAAACTTACAGAACTTTTGGTCGATTATGTACGTATATATATCAGCCTCTTCTTTTAGCTTCAACGGACTAAAATGTTAGTCATTATTTGCTTAATATAGAACCTTCATTGCTTCTCAGGCATTTACCCCAGAAGGGATCCCACTTTCATGGATCCAACCAAGTTCTATTCCTGGATGCTTGTCGTCACAACTCAAATCTTTTGAGTATATAGAATatggaggaagagaagaagagaaagaattTGTGATGTATATCCTAGCTAACTCTAAGCGTTTAAAGAAGGCAATAATCTCTGTGAAACCCGATCTTGAAGATAAAAATTTGATCATCGAGGAGTTAAGAGATATTCCGAAGGTCTCAACTTTTGTTGAAATGGTAATTGTGTTGGATGATGCTTGAGTAGCCTTTTAAGGAAGCTCAGTTATTCGATCCTCGCTTTCCTCTGTTTAGCGATGGGATGGAAGTATTAAGACTTTTGTCCTTTTTCTTTTAGCCAATTCTGTTTTTTTCGTTCtgaaaaagtttttcttttgtaatccTCATGAGCCACTTcctgatttttgtttgttttagaaagCTATCTTTGTCGTTGCATGTCAACTTCAGAGATCATATCAAAATGAAACACAACTTATGAAAACTGAGAACATATCATACATACTTGATCCTCATCAGCAACAGATCCATCGGTAGACCGTAGACCCAAGTGCAAAGAAAGATGACGCATAGATAACCCTCTGTACAGTCTTCGTCTCCTTCATTGTCTAAACCTAAAGTTAAGATATGGGAAGAAACGCTTTACCGTAACAAATTTGGATGGATCAGGAAGCCAAGGCTCAACAAGAGCCGCGGCGTGGAAAACGATCTCGCAACCGGAGCAAGCTTCCGTTAAAGAACGGTAGTCCGTTACGTCTCCGTAAGCTAGCTCGAAAGCGTCATTTACTGGAGGAAGTGAAGATACGTCGCTTGTGCGGCGGACCAAGGCGCGTACGGAGTGGCAGCGACGGAGGAGGGCGCGGCAGAGTCGTGCGCCTAAGTAACCAGAAGAGCCGGTGACCagtattttcattattttactttattagCTTGTGGgacagacagagagagagattactGTAGATTTTTTGCGtatatatgattttcttttaattagcTGTTACTAATTTCAAAAGACGCTTTTTATCCTTCCTTTCACACAGCTTTTGTTATGGTCGAGTTTAAGACAGGGGGTAAACCAGCCTTTTGCGTTAAACGAATCGTTTTTGCATTAATTACCCAACCACGTTCGCTGTTCGGTAAGACATGGGTAAAACGGTCTTTTACAGAATACTCTTTCACATGTTTTTTTAATCAGCTAGCTATGTACTTAAAGTAAACAAGTTTGTGTTAATGGATTACAGGTGTTGTAACGGCTTGAGTCATACAGAAACAACTACCCAAAAGCGTTTACTATCGTCCCTTGGGTTTCAGGTGTTGTAACGGCTTGAGCAGAACCTATTTGGACAAATAGTAAAGAGACAGCTTTGGTTATTTCATCTTGTGCTTCCATTTTTCAGAATCTTGCTAAGTTGAAGAACCGGACTAAACCAACATGCTAACATCTTTGGCCTATTGTATACgagaatataatatattttttttatatcaaatgtttGTCTGCTGGTTGTGAAAGTGAATCTTTGACTTGTTATCAGGTTGTATGCGACAGAGAGATACAACAGAACATATCTCGATTAAGGGGAGCCTATAACCGGTAAATATGTTACAAAACATCAAAGTGTACTTCTGTAACGTAGAATTGAATGAACAATAGAAACAAAGCTAAAATTGGAGAGGTTTCATCATTCATCATCACACATATCTCTTTTCTAATTATAGACTTTTGAATTGTGTACCTCTCTTTACTTTACCTAAAGACCTTCTTAATCACAAATATCATTAATTCTTCTCTGCTTTCTTCATTTTTCCTCTCTATTTGATTCTTTCTTTAAACGTTTCTCTTGTAAAAGTTTTGCCTTTCTAACTTCCTCCAATGGAGGATTTGAAATTAGCAAAAGCAGTATCTCCTCCTCCAGAAGAACCTAGTGTGACATCAAACAATAGGAAGCAGTCTGAGTTGGAGCAACCCCAAGCAATGCAACAATCTCAAGACAATGAAGATTCAACTGAAAATGGGAAAGTTTACATGGATGATACTTTTTCCCCCTCCAGTTTATCAAGCAGCCAAGCAGAAGAATCACaagactcttcttcttcttctaacaCTACTACTCCTGTGTTTGTTTCTGAGATTGGTCTACCTCCGGTGAAGACCAAGTATAGATCCGAAGGCACAACAAGAAATGGTGTTTCTACAAGACCGCTTTCTTCTCAAAGAAGCCTTGGATCTCCAAGAACACTCGGATCATCATCACCATTAAGCAATGAGACGCCCA
The window above is part of the Raphanus sativus cultivar WK10039 unplaced genomic scaffold, ASM80110v3 Scaffold1800, whole genome shotgun sequence genome. Proteins encoded here:
- the LOC108855601 gene encoding B3 domain-containing protein REM16, producing the protein MEENCEDCMRWEEQLYWTHFQTVHFSQLLLPGFHNRLAIPKKFSTYCKRKLPKIVTLKSPSGAKYNVGLEEDDEKTLAFRCGWDKFVEDHSLHESDLLVFKFNGASEFEVLIFDGDTLCEKPTSYFVRKCGHAEKTSRATDFTATSSKSPKRYISHDDVEITVNQQQPVKTSPVGNELDDLIDIDIDTMLNHEPVVPGTGIEQEERINSDIGTDSGQIPVISPTSKGPISEGRYPIGVYKKMRGQISISDLDSKADVEMVSSGSRKRIGETCKKKALSLAKRAISPKGFLVVMKRSHVVSKCYLNIPVQWSTRYMSPESQDIVMQVGETKWQLKFSFYGSSGRGGISTGWKVFVRDNNLCEGDVCVFEPAKPEVKPFHLDVKIFRAAEADSSNNG
- the LOC130504784 gene encoding protein TIC 22, chloroplastic, whose amino-acid sequence is MEPSVKPNPFLSFSSFLHTHCNRFASDLSARFEDTTKRFAESTTNRRFSPPPPPFASVSQSSKPSSTAATLNPSHVAKALAGTSVFTVSNTNNEFVLISDPTGDKSIGLLCFRQEDAEAFLAQARLRRRELKANAKVVPINLDQVYLLKVEGISFRFLPDPIQIKNALELKSSSSKNGFDGVPVFQSELLVVRKKNKRYCPVYFSKEDIERELSKYTRASRADQQIMVGSLEDVLRKMERSEKNSGWEDVIFIPPGRSYAQHMQEVIKE
- the LOC108848623 gene encoding non-specific lipid-transfer protein 11, whose protein sequence is MRNITSKTSNMLMFVAILLAVIAYHEGEAISCSQVNMFLAPCLSYLRSGGNPSQQCCGGLSSLKAAAPGKADRQTACQCLKSVSNTIPGINDDNSKQLPSKCNVDLGVPFSKSVDCNSIN
- the LOC108848622 gene encoding uncharacterized protein LOC108848622 isoform X2, encoding MKILVTGSSGYLGARLCRALLRRCHSVRALVRRTSDVSSLPPVNDAFELAYGDVTDYRSLTEACSGCEIVFHAAALVEPWLPDPSKFVTVNVGGLKNVLKAVKETKTVQRVIYTSSFFALGSTDGSVASEDQVHNERFFCTEYERSKAAADKIAMNAAVEGVPIVLLYPGVIYGPGKLTSGNMVAKLIIERFSGRLPGYIGSGNDRCSFSHVDDVVDGHIAAMEKGRLGERYLLTGENASFKLVFDMAALITGTKKPSFSIPLWAIDAYGWLSVLISRITGKLPVISPPSVNVLRHQWAYSCDKAKQELGYSPRSLREGLEEILTWLKDLGFIQY
- the LOC108848622 gene encoding uncharacterized protein LOC108848622 isoform X1 translates to MKILVTGSSGYLGARLCHALLRRCHSVRALVRRTSDVTSLPPVSDAFELAYGDVTDYRSLTEACSGCEIVFHAAALVEPWLPDPSKFVTVNVGGLKNVLKAVKETKTVQRVIYTSSFFALGSTDGSVASEDQVHNERFFCTEYERSKAAADKIAMNAAVEGVPIVLLYPGVIYGPGKLTSGNMVAKLIIERFSGRLPGYIGSGNDRCSFSHVDDVVDGHIAAMEKGRLGERYLLTGENASFKLVFDMAALITGTKKPSFSIPLWAIDAYGWLSVLISRITGKLPVISPPSVNVLRHQWAYSCDKAKQELGYSPRSLREGLEEILTWLKDLGFIQY